TGTTGCTACTACCCCTACTGAGGTTTGCACCACTCAGACTATTGACCCCAACGTGTCGTGTGAGCCCGATGTCACTTCATCCACTTGCTCTGTCGTTAACCCCTTTGATCTCACTCTGTCCCAGTGCATGaccacttgtactggtgTTATCTCCTCCGTCGGTCTGTGTGTCGGTCTCCAGTCTTGTATCTGTGATCGACTTGCAAACTCTGCCAAGGATGTTGGTGACTGTATCCAGtgcctctctctcttcgATCTTGGCAACATCCCCTACCTCGCTGCCAACTTCCTCAACTGGCTTGGAAAGTGTAACGTTCAGTCTactgcctcttccaactGTGTCTACCAGACCATCACCGGCGAGTGTGTCACCAAGACCCCAGCCACTTCTGAGGCCATTACGACATCTGCTGAGCCTTCTTCCTCTGCAGGACCATCTCCTTCAAGCTCTGTGACTGATaccactccttcttccactggctctggatctggcgAGTCCTCCTCCGCTCCTTCCTCTACTGGCGGTGCTGGCGAGTCCTCAACTACAGGTGGTGCTGGCGAGTCCTCTACTACTGGCGGTGCTGGCGAGTCCTCTACTACTGGCGGTGCTGGTGAGTCCTCTACtactggtggtgctggCGATTCCTCTACTACTTTCTTTTCTGTTTAGTCTGGCGGTGCTGGTGAGTCCTCTACTACTGGCGGTGCTGGCGAGTCCTCTACTACTGGCGGTGCTGGTGAGTCCTCTACTACTGGCGGTGCTGGCGAGTCCTCTACTACTGGCGGTGCTGGTGAGTCCTCTACTACTGGCGGTGCTGGCGAGTCCTCTACTACTGGCGGTGCTGGTGAGTCCTCTACTACTGGCGGTGCTGGCGAGTCCTCTACTACTGGGGGTGCTGGTGAGTCCTCTACtactggtggtgctggcgagtcatcttctgctccttccactactggtggtgctggCGAGTCCTCCACTACTGGCGGTGCTGGTGAATCCTCCACtactggtggtgctggCGAGTCCTCTACTACTGGCGGTGCTGGTGAGTCCTCTACTACTGGCGGTGCTGGTGAGTcgtcttctgctccttccactactggtggtgctggtgagtcgtcttctgctccttccactactggtggtgctggtgagTCCTCTACtactggtggtgctggCGAGTCCTCTACTACTGGCGGTGCTGGCGAGTCCTCTGCTACCGGACAGTCTACTGATggcaacaactccaacaccaacacaggCGCTTCGGAGACTGGTTCTAACACTGCCTCTACTACTAGCGGTGACGGTAACAACTCTGGTTCCAACACTGCTACTCAGACCGGTTCTAACACTGCTACCCAGACTGgcggcaacggcaacaactCTGGTTCCAACACTGCTACTCAGACCGGTTCTAACACTGCTACCCAGACTGgcggcaacggcaacaactCTGGTTCCAACACTGCTACTCAGACTGGCGGCAACGGTAACAACTCTGGTTCCAACACTGCTACTCAGACTGGCGGCAACGGTAACAACTCTGGCTCCAACACTGCTACTCAGACTGgcggcaacggcaacaactCTGGTTCCAACACTGCTACTCAGACTGGtggcaacggcaacaactCTGGTTCCAACACTGCTACTCAGACTGgcggcaacggcaacaactCTGGTTCCAACACTGCTACTCAGACTGGTGGCAACGGCAACAGCTCTGGTTCCAACACTGCTACTCAGACTGGtggcaacggcaacaactCTGGTTCCAACACTGCTACTCAGACTGgcggcaacggcaacaactCCGGTTCTAACACTGCTACCAACTCCGACGATAACACTGCTTCTCCTACATCTTCCGCTGCTACCACCTCTACCACTGGTGGAAACGGTGGAAACGGAGGCGACAACGGCGGAAACAACGGCGGAAACGGAGGCGACAACGGCGGAAACAACGGTGGAAACAACGGTGGAAACGGCGGCTCTGATGGTGGCAACAACGGAGGTAACAATGGCGGTTCCAACGGTGGAAACAACGGTGGAAACGGCGGCTCTGATGGTGGCAACAACGGAGGTAACAACGGCGGTTCCAACGGCGGAAACGGCGGCTCTGACGGTGGCAACAACGGAGGTAACAACGGCGGTTCCAACGGCGGAAACGGCGGCTCTGCTGGCGACaacggctctggctctgggTTCTGGCTCCGGCTTCCGGCTCTGGCTTCTGGCTCCGGCTCCGGCCTTCTGGTTCCGGCTCCGGCTCTGGTTTCAGGCTCTGAGgggctctggctctggcctctggctctggcttcCGGCTCTGTGGCTCTGAAGGCTCCCGGatctggttctggctctggctctggctctgggcTCCGGCTCTGGCTTCTGGCTCTGAGGGCTTCCGGATCTTGTGTTCTGGCTCTTGGCTCTGAGGGCTCcggttctggctctggttcCGGCTCTGAGGGctccggctctggctctggttcCGGCTCTGAGGGctccggctctggctctggttcCGGCTCTGAgggctctggctctggctctggttcCGGCTCTGAGGGCTCTGGCTCCGGCTCTGGttccggctctggctctggctctgggctccggctctggctcttcgGCTCTgggctctggctctggttcCGGCTCCTGGCTCTGGTTCCgggctctggctctggctctggctctggatccGAGGGctccggctctggctctggttccggctctggctctggctctggctctggatccGAGGGCTCCGGctccggctctggctcgGAAGGACCTTCTCAGGCCAACTCTGCCTCCACTTTTGGCGTTTCTGCTGCCATGATGACTATTATGGTCATGGCAGTCCTCTTCTAAGGACTCCCCAGTTAATTATGGACTTATTTAATGAAAAACACATGATTTTGTGACTCGCTGAAAGTTTGGATTTGTCTTCTCCTGTTCTTCCTCGTACTGAATTAAATAGTGCTTTTGTTTTGTAAATATATTGTCCGTTGAGAAATGGTTATAGGCTGTGTACAGTGAAATACTCTACCCTTAAGCGTaaagtgcttgtacaataGCTACTGTTCGTACTCCTATCGAGAAGTTAACATATCCCCATTCCCTGCCTCGGGGCTCCTCTATGAATGTCTGTCCGATTGAATTTCTCTAAGCAACACTGAGTACAATTACAAGTATAGTATGTAAGAGCAATAATATCCAAAGTGCTGGTATGTTCACTTATTCATCCCTGTCCAAATGAAACAAACCATGAAAGAGGTGTTAAATTATCGGTCTGCTACAGTAGGTGCAACCGCCAAGTGTGTACCGTatattacaagtagcaagGAATTTCATTAGGGGCAATTTGGTTACCtgatactgtatgtactgtagatattGAGAAGGGAAAAATGGTTTATTTGGCGTTGCGATCTGGACATCCGGCTGTTTAGCCTGTGATGGAACTAGAGACGAGAATACGGGGACACGGGTTGAGAGCAAAAATAGGACAGTGAACAATACAAGACTTGTAAATGGTATCGGTATGTACAccgctacttgtagctaccTTCTTTAATTGGAATGTAGTTGATATAACTCAGTGGGCTAAGAGAATTCTCTCTTTGAGTGGTCTCTGATAGGGCTCTGAGAACGGTCGTGCGGTTGCGCAACGAAGGAGCAGTGCACACTTTTGATATAAGCCTCTGGTAGTCTGTACTAACTATGGGGAATCTTCTATACGACTTACttatacagtagctacagtacatacatgtaTTATTTTAATAacacctacagtatgtacattgTTTTCTGGGTACTCTACGAGAgtatactgtaggtacagtagagTGGACTTGTAGCAGGATGAATGGAAATTGGTGGTCATACTTCCTGTGTTGCGCTTCTATTTCACGACATCTGCTTATGGTAAGGGTGATTCTACTAGTCGTagaagtactgtagctactgtatgtcTTGTTTTCCAAGATTGCTGCTGACCCTCTCCGCATCTCTCTTATCAGAACAGACTCTACGGCAGTTTTCTCTTGCTCTTCAGTCAAACAAAGCTCGTATCAACTGTCGCGCCCCTCGATAGTGCATCTTTCTCCCTTCAGCCTGTCTATAACTCGACTATAGAATAATCCCGTTATGGCGGTGCACTAAATGTTTTGTTTAAGCCCCGCCAGTTTCAGCGACCGTCAAACTCAAGCAAGCATTGGCTACTAAGAGCGGGCTAACGTAGCGTAGCAACTCAAACGATGTTGCATTGTGGGGGAGGTCTGGAGGCGATCTAGAGACAACAGGGTCTTGCAATTTGCTTAATTGATGCCTCGCATCGAAACTAGTTGTCTTTCTGCCCTGGATTTTCGACCCAAGCCGTATACAACGTCCCGTTGGAATGCCCCTCTTTAACCACATGACTGTTTTCTCCCGGCAGTCATGTGCCACGCCAAAAATGGCATGTGTGGGCACAGTAAGATTGGGTTAAGTTTGCTTATCGTTACTTGATAATGCAGATAGCTGTGGGAGgggtgtgggtgtgtgGGGCACGTGGACACGCGTGTAGCTCGATTGTTTGAGTACAAAACCGGTCCGAAAAGGCGGCATTTGCTTACTCAGCACACCTGACTCGCTCCTAGCGTCCAATTCCGACGCTCCTCAACCTGAAGGGCCGCGTGGGAACCCAAATCAACCTAAAGGTCACTTGCACACCAACTGCAGACGAAGAAGCCAAAAACCAAAATGCGCATGCGCATGCAAATGCAACCTGACCTCTTTCTCCATAGTCGACATCACCAGGCATACTAAAGTCATTACATCCTCTCAAACGCCGCTTTTTCTTGTCTGCTAGCCAGCGCCACCCGACCTCGaagccacgtgactctaTTCAACGTTGCTCCAACCCTACAACCTCACAAACTCAGTGGCAAATTGCACACGACTTGTGGTTTTTTCTCTCACACCACAAACAGTCCACGTaaccaaacacaaacatgtTCCACGCATTGGGGTGAGTATAGAAAGGAAACGCTGCAGAAAGATACCGACACGTTGACTCGCTATCGGGACAACTAACATAGCTCCATCGCCTCGGTGGTATTCCCCATCTTTGCCTCTTATCGAGCCATTAAATCTCACGACATGACCTACGCAACCCCCTGGCTCAAATACTGGGTGGTCATGGGCATCGAACAGGCGCTCGAAAACACATTTGGAGTTGTCCTGTCAGTTCTGCCCCTCTACTCGCTAGCCAGACTCGTTTTTTTCGCCTGGCTGGTGCTGCCCCAGTCCCAGGGCGCTGTGCGACTCTACGACGAGAAAGTCGAGCCCTTCCTCGACCGTTACAATACACAGATTGAGGACTTCTTTGCCAACGGCCACACATATGTGCGAGACTACGGCCTGCAGTACCTCTCTGTGCTAGTTAAATGGCTCACCGGAAAAGGTTTCGACACAGAAGCAGCCAAGAGCACCAGCGCCAACCCCGCTCCTGCCACTCCCGTGGTCCCACAGTCCTACATGGACTCTGTGATGGGCTACATCAAGTCCAACAGCCCTGCCACAGGTGGCAAAATCACGCGGCTGTTCGACATGTACCGAGCGGCCGGAGCGGTTGGCGGTGCAGTAGGCTCTCGAGAGGTAACAGAGACCGTGGAGATCCCCTCGTCTCTGCCGCACTCCGAGCAGCTGGGTCTCATAGACAAGGAGCGCTCTAGACTACTGGCTGCTCTGTCGTCTCTTGATGCTCGTGGATCTTTGCTCAAGAGCGACACAAAGTCGAAATCGAATGCCTCGCTGGCTTCGGGTGTCAACATCACCGCCTCAGACTACTCTCCCTTGTTggcctcttcttctgacaCTGAATTTGACGTTGTCAAGTCGGAAGATGTGCTTGGACTTGATGGGAACGTGAAGGACGAACGTCCCAACTCAAGGGGCTGGTTCTGGCAGCGTCACTACTCCAAGGTTGGCGAGGCCAACAAGGCTGGCTACGAGAAACTCGTAGATCCCCCATCTGAGCCTCCTGTATCTGGGGCGAGTATGGCTCGAGAAtcagaggaggaggagcctctCATTCCCTCCAACCTGTAAGGGCATGGTACCTGCAGCTCCTTCCTAGCTGACTACCtttggtacaagtagctctCTTCCCAACTATCCCAACTCCGGCTAGTTCCAGCTATAGTTATATTTATCACGGACATTGTTGTAGTTATTGTCGCTGTCGTATCATTTGTATTCACCTCGTTCTAGTATCCGTctatgtacatacactaCTCCTGGTAAGGGTAGGCTAGGGTCTCTCCCTTGAGCTTCcacagcttcttctttcgcttgTTGACAACATGTGTTCCCCACACCTCCTCGCAATGCTGGGCCTTGAACTTTCGGATGAACTTGGGCTCCCACAGCTCAGAAGCCACGCCCAGGTCCTTGCAGCATCGCATCATGGCGTTGGATTTGCATCCTTCAGAGGCAGTAGGAACGCCGTCTTCGTTAAAGTAGGTCTGTTCTCCTCgagccacagacacaagtcTCCCCTCGCAGATGAGACCGTATTCACGCGTCACAATCTTGTCAGTGACAACGGTGTCACTTCGGGGGGCCAGACCCCATCCTCCAGGTCCGAACGCCGCATTCAAAACACGTCGGTATTTGATTTCCGGCAGGTACAGCAGTCCGTCAGGGGTGATTTCGATGTCTTCGACTGTGAGAGGAGCCTGGAGAACCTGGGCGGCCTCCTTAGAGAAGGCTTGGGAGCCCAGACCCTGGAAAGACTGTTCCCAGTCGATTTCTCGCTGGTTCATATGCTGGAAGACGTTTGATTGGGCTCCCTCAGGATACTGGAAGGTGGGTGCTTGGTCAACTGTAGACGTGTCGACCTGGGGCATATCGTCGGCTTCGATAGGCTCAGCGGCAGGAGATGaagcagcaacaggagtCTTCTTGGTGGCGTTGCTCACAGAGGCGGtggaagcagcagaggcagctTTTCGCCAGTACGAGGAGGCAGCAGGCTTTTTAGCAGGAGTAGCAGGAGCCGAAGTGGCGGAAGCCGCAGCGGGTTTGGTAGCAGCCGCAGCAGTTCGGTAACCCATGGCTCGAACGCCGCGCGCAACCACTAGCGCTACTGTAGGTCTCATTGTATCGTGATGTTGGTGTCAGTATGGAGCAGGTCCAGTTTacatttcatttttcatgTCTGATACGGGTTAGggtttgtgtgtgtgaaACGTATGACTCAGATAACGTCTATTGGGCGCTAACGATGTGGGAACAGGTGCGAATATTTGGTTGCGTTTAGGATCTCAGAGTGGTTCTTCCTTATTCAGTTGTCGTCACCAAGCTctggtacagtatctaTTACGATGATTGAGTCTATGGTTGCATACTACGCGCAACCAAGCAGCGGTTGGCAGGTAATATGAGTCTGAAGTAAGCAATGAAGATCTGAAATGATCCAAATAAGTAAGAATTTATTTCATGAATATCTCAGATAGACCTTATCAAAGAATAATGAGATCCTTGGGGTTATCACCACACATGCCTCATTTTGGTCCATGCGTTTGTCATGCACAGCCCAttctggaagaagaaattGAGGTGCTTCTTTGGGTGGCAAAAAACTTTGTCCTCGGACGGTGATGCTGAGGAGATGATTGAAAGCAGAAGTGATCGAAGTCGGAGATCGAAaccggagaagaagatatACGAATCAAAATGGATGGCGCGTATAACTGGTAATTTCAATTTGCCCTGATATAAAAGCAGTCCGTGCAGACGACTCATATCAGCTATTCCAATAGCTGAATTGAATATCAGGGGGGTCTTCGATGGCTTCTCTCAGGAAGGCTACATATGTTTCCAAGCAGCCATTAGTCGGGATTTTGCTGCAGGCGAAGCAGATCCGGACTCCTTCCAATCTACCAAtgcctccagagcagaTTTGGACAAGGTGAGcaagaagagcaagaagaCCAGAACTGAAGGTATGACCGCGAGCGCACTATGCActatgtatgtacagtatgggATGACATAAACCACGAGtaaagtatgtacaatagGGAATGAAATGCGAGAATGTTCCATTATTCGCTCAAAGGTCCACAACTATTAGTTGCACATGATTTACTGTGAATCATGTTTCTACTgttgaatttttttttccataCAGCCTCATATGTCTTTTCGTCTCATCTCATATTTGGGGCTGATTTTAATTCTTACCTTAGCCGTAGCTATCGTCCTGAATAGTACATCGCCGTTCACGACAGTGCTTCACAATGAGAAAAACCAACAAAGACAACCCAGCCGccacacaaaaacaaatgGCACAAAAACCTGCAACGCAAAAGTCTCCTCTCAAACCCACGCTTGAGCAAACAGAGCTGTACAGGTTATGCGAAGATCTACAGAAACAGTCGCCCTCAATGCTCCTTTCACTACCCTCTCTACCAGCGTTCATCCGCACTCTTCACGCAGAATTGGTAGCAAAGCGCTCTGAGAAGACTTCCAGCTCGTCAAAGTCGTACACAGATTCCCCAGTTCCATTCACGCCACCACCCAAGAGACGTCTCAGTGAGCACATGGTGAGCCCCAACATGAAGCTACACCGCTCAGACAGCTTCGATTACGACACCACGCCAACCAAAAAGAGAAAATCCATGTGAGACCTACCTCCTAAAAAGGGCTCTTCTGGCCAATCCTCGAATCCTAGTCGCCCGAGCCGTTATTTAGTGTGATCAAGCTTATGATGATCTTGCACTCCTGTAGTGGCCCGGCTTCGGCTCTGTTACCGGATTCAAACGCAAACGATACGAAATCACGGCAAACATACCAACACAGCTATCTGAAATCGCCTAACTTCTTGCAATATGAACGCCAGGTCCGGCAAAAATGCCCATTGCGCCCTCcgcagtatgtacagtaacatGCGGTTGTACACGCCGCAGGCATTATTTGGAATGGGGAAAATATCATGAAAAGTGTTGTATCTATCTCTTGTAGCAAGGCCCTCTTTCAACCACCCAGCAATTCTCGAATTACGTGAACTTGCTACAAGAACGGAACAATAAACGAAGTCCCTCTCAAATCTAACAAATAAGGTTTGATATGGAGATGTGGTCATACTGCAAccatgtatgtacaagtacacctTAAACCTTGTGCTAGTATATGTTTTTAAATTGGTCCCAAATGTTGGAAGCAAGGAGTTGTGATAGGGGTGGGAGTGAAAGGCATAAACAGACAGTGATAACTAATTTAAAGTAGCTATCCATGATACACAGTTTGCAGAATTATATCGCTTTTTTAGTTACCCCAGCGAGCGCCTCTCTTTCACAAACTACTCTCGGTAATCTGCTGTGGAGCTACTTCTAAGCGATTACTGTAGTTCGGTGTACCAGTCGGTACACTCTATATCTGTCGCAACATGACCATCACCTCATTTCCATCTTTCAATCTGTGTTCATTCGGCACTCTCACTACGAGTTCATTCTTCGTCGGTTTCACCAGCATCAACAAGTGTCTGTTGTGTCTACTGGACTTCTTCGGTACTccttcaaaaaaaaaaaaaaaaaaaaaaaaaaaaaacaaccaaacTCAAGAAGAAAGTTGCTAcgaaaaacaccaaaaagACAGTTAAAACTGCTGTCGCCATGGTGTACACAGCTATTAGATCCCCACCCTCGGCCGTCAAGAAAGTCGGCGCAATGGAAGGTAACACCAAGTTCAAGATccaagcagcagagaaAGGAGTTGGGCTGAAGTTCTTTGTAAACCACAAAGCGGACTTTATAGCTCAAGTTTTCCCAACACCTTCCGTTCATATGAAGGAGTTGGAATTCTGAAAGAGTCAGAGTAAGTGTTTCGTCTACAGCAAAGAGGAGATTGAACCACGTAACTTGAAGAGTCGTCTGTAGCTGCAACTATCGAAGATCTCCCTCATCTGTATTGACGAGGGATTAAATTCTCCATGCTCCCTTGGAACCATTCTTTAATCTTCAAATCAGCTCTCTGTCTGTGGGTGAGTCTCCCACACAGATGTTATTCGCGTCCACTTACTGTAATCTAAGCTCCCCTACGTCAGAACCATTTACGGAAGCTCGCCCAACTTCAACTGAAAAACATCATTTCAATGGGGAGGTATCCTGAACCATCAAACGTCAATTGGAATAACTATGAGTCTTCAAACTTATCGCATGCCTCTGGTGGTGTGGAAGCAATCCCTTCATTCTCTTTAGAACGGTACGATAACGCTTTTGACGCTTACGAATTCGAAGAGGAATATCTACAGTCACATCGCCGAACCCATGGTGAAGTcgctcttctccaacacaTGACCACCTTCATTCGTCTCCAGCTTCATCTGGTGGCTCGCCCAGGAAAAACCGAAGAAAGCTCACACACTCTTCAGAAGACGAGATGTTGAAATGTGAGCGGCAGTCTGTGAGacgcagcagcaacagaaaTGAGTCTCTTGACCGTAAAGAAGATATTGACGTTTCTACAGGTACACTACGAGTAGTTGCGTTCTGGGTGTCGCCGAGGAATCGAACTGAGTAGCGAAAGGCAACCGCACAGTTCTGGTAACCTATATAACAAGCAAACCTTATTCCCAGTCATATTATGTTAAGGTTATCTGATTATGCACGGGTGCAGACTATTGTAACAATGCCCGATTCTGGTGGGGTTCTAGATCTTTGTTAGTTTCTGTGAAATGtttaaaaaaacaacaaatcGTTTGTTTTATTTGTCTCGAAGTTGGAGTTTATAGAATTTTGGGCGACTGGACTAGGTAGTGTAGACAATACCACGAAAAATCGCCGGTGTTTGTCCGATGTGTTGTGAAGACACAGAAGAGCTCAATGGATATCTTAGGCGGGAGAGGTTTGAAAAGTTGGCAGTTATATACTTGAGTTGCTTGCTGAATCTGTTAGTGTAATAATAACGACCTTGGGTGGGCTGTGCCTTGGAAAGACATTTAGACAAGCAAACATTAGTTCAGTGAAGGCATAAGGTGAGAGTGGGATT
This genomic interval from Yarrowia lipolytica chromosome 1E, complete sequence contains the following:
- a CDS encoding uncharacterized protein (Compare to YALI0E05863g, similar to Saccharomyces cerevisiae MGM101 (YJR144W); ancestral locus Anc_4.380, similar to uniprot|P32787 Saccharomyces cerevisiae YJR144w MGM101 mitochondrial genome maintenance protein), giving the protein MRPTVALVVARGVRAMGYRTAAAATKPAAASATSAPATPAKKPAASSYWRKAASAASTASVSNATKKTPVAASSPAAEPIEADDMPQVDTSTVDQAPTFQYPEGAQSNVFQHMNQREIDWEQSFQGLGSQAFSKEAAQVLQAPLTVEDIEITPDGLLYLPEIKYRRVLNAAFGPGGWGLAPRSDTVVTDKIVTREYGLICEGRLVSVARGEQTYFNEDGVPTASEGCKSNAMMRCCKDLGVASELWEPKFIRKFKAQHCEEVWGTHVVNKRKKKLWKLKGETLAYPYQE
- a CDS encoding uncharacterized protein (Compare to YALI0E05885g, no similarity possibly noncoding), which gives rise to MVYTAIRSPPSAVKKVGAMEGNTKFKIQAAEKGVGLKFFVNHKADFIAQVFPTPSVHMKELEF
- a CDS encoding uncharacterized protein (Compare to YALI0E05819g, weakly similar to uniprot|P08640 Saccharomyces cerevisiae YIR019c STA1 extracellular alpha-1 4-glucan glucosidase), which translates into the protein MKFSIVLPLAGALLAAAGPIQQHPMEGCVPRSVFDLDGCLDTCNDFLVSDSDPEQCLQCLTVYELDNKNTVLSTLEEQGLPMQPEVPVCGVSAPMITPGPAIPVLAKRAPISTVTSCSAPPSDQQTCFNQCAAVIRDIALCLGIQSCICDRISKTLDNINNCLDCVTHFTALNNILDIPNQIVKFLAGCSQPTTAEPVCVTSVIDPDVTCEPPQVSTTCTAPPKPNLSFLQCTQTCTSIITNVGLCLGVKDCVCSRLIGLTSSIATCLSCITIFDLSAIPNLATGLLNWLGNCGLDAGQTLQCDTSTTPGACQTIAPPSSSTVEATTTSAESSSSEAPSSSAAPSSSASSEGPSSTEASSSTEAPSSSSEAPSSSSEVPSSSEAPSSSAAESSTEAASSTDAASSTEAPASSSEAPSSSAAESSTEASSAPSSSDAVSSTEAPSSSDNSAASSTTDGSGASSTDTGASSTDTGASSTDAGASSTDAGASSTDAGASSTDAGASSTDAGASSTDAGASSTDAGASSTDAGASSTETGASTTDNSGASSTTDNSGASSTTDNSGASSTASNTDGSGSSTDGSGSSTTDNSGQSSVPSSVTAPPSSATGPVATTITSCSSITYPKETCIQKCSDVISQIALCVGVKQCICDRLLTLNDNVNACLSCVTYIDFTGIFDIPGQLLQFLGQCDVATTPTEVCTTQTIDPNVSCEPDVTSSTCSVVNPFDLTLSQCMTTCTGVISSVGLCVGLQSCICDRLANSAKDVGDCIQCLSLFDLGNIPYLAANFLNWLGKCNVQSTASSNCVYQTITGECVTKTPATSEAITTSAEPSSSAGPSPSSSVTDTTPSSTGSGSGESSSAPSSTGGAGESSTTGGAGESSTTGGAGESSTTGGAATQTGGNGNNSGSNTATQTGSNTATQTGGNGNNSGSNTATQTGGNGNNSGSNTATQTGGNGNNSGSNTATQTGGNGNNSGSNTATQTGGNGNNSGSNTATQTGGNGNNSGSNTATQTGGNGNSSGSNTATQTGGNGNNSGSNTATQTGGNGNNSGSNTATNSDDNTASPTSSAATTSTTGGNGGNGGDNGGNNGGNGGDNGGNNGGNNGGNGGSDGGNNGGNNGGSNGGNNGGNGGSDGGNNGGNNGGSNGGNGGSDGGNNGGNNGGSNGGNGGSAGDNGSGSGFWLRLPALASGSGSGLLVPAPALVSGSEGLWLWPLALASGSVALKAPGSGSGSGSGSGLRLWLLALRASGSCVLALGSEGSGSGSGSGSEGSGSGSGSGSEGSGSGSGSGSEGSGSGSGSGSEGSGSGSGSGSGSGSGLRLWLFGSGLWLWFRLLALVPGSGSGSGSGSEGSGSGSGSGSGSGSGSGSEGSGSGSGSEGPSQANSASTFGVSAAMMTIMVMAVLF
- a CDS encoding uncharacterized protein (Compare to YALI0E05841g, weakly similar to uniprot|O93846 Magnaporthe grisea PATH531 Pathogenicity protein) — encoded protein: MFHALGSIASVVFPIFASYRAIKSHDMTYATPWLKYWVVMGIEQALENTFGVVLSVLPLYSLARLVFFAWLVLPQSQGAVRLYDEKVEPFLDRYNTQIEDFFANGHTYVRDYGLQYLSVLVKWLTGKGFDTEAAKSTSANPAPATPVVPQSYMDSVMGYIKSNSPATGGKITRLFDMYRAAGAVGGAVGSREVTETVEIPSSLPHSEQLGLIDKERSRLLAALSSLDARGSLLKSDTKSKSNASLASGVNITASDYSPLLASSSDTEFDVVKSEDVLGLDGNVKDERPNSRGWFWQRHYSKVGEANKAGYEKLVDPPSEPPVSGASMARESEEEEPLIPSNL